A genomic window from Cucumis melo cultivar AY chromosome 8, USDA_Cmelo_AY_1.0, whole genome shotgun sequence includes:
- the LOC107991913 gene encoding secreted RxLR effector protein 161-like, producing the protein MDANLKLCKDDIGEAVDPSLYRSLVGSLMYLTATRPDILFAVSMLSRFMTNPERSHWGAGKRVLRYILGTINFGIYYKKVSESVLFGFCDCDWGGNVDDHKSISAYVFSMGSDVFSWTSKKQSVVAISTTEAEYISLAAAGCQALWLR; encoded by the coding sequence ATGGATGCAAATTTGAAATTGTGCAAGGATGATATTGGAGAAGCAGTCGATCCAAGTTTGTATCGAAGCTTAGTTGGAAGCTTAATGTACTTGACAGCaacaagacctgatattttaTTTGCTGTAAGTATGTTAAGCAGATTTATGACAAACCCGGAAAGAAGTCATTGGGGAGCAGGTAAAAGAGTTCTTCGTTACATTCTTGGCACCattaattttggaatttattacaAGAAAGTTTCAGAATCAGTGTTGTTTGGTTTTTGTGATTGTGACTGGGGTGGTAATGTGGATGATCATAAAAGTATATCTGCTTATGTTTTTAGTATGGGTTCAGATGTTTTTtcatggacttcaaagaaacaaTCTGTTGTTGCCATTTCTACAACCGAAGCAGAATATATCTCGTTAGCTGCAGCTGGATGCCAAGCTTTATGGCTTCGGTAG